A genomic segment from Gilvibacter sp. SZ-19 encodes:
- a CDS encoding YjjG family noncanonical pyrimidine nucleotidase — translation MNNRNITDIFFDLDHTLWDFDKNSGLAFERVFKTFEIPLQLEDFLAVYEPINLQYWRLYREERIEKQALRRGRLGDAFAQFELSYPLNTIDAMAEQYIEELPKDNYLFDGATELLEYLQPNYRLHLITNGFHGVQHRKIQNSGIAHFFETVTTSEDVGAKKPNPKVFEHALALAGVTATTSMMIGDSFEADILGAEAVGFKTIFFNYRNQDVAQGRIAVNSLDAIKNHL, via the coding sequence ATGAATAACCGAAATATCACTGACATTTTCTTTGATCTGGACCACACCCTTTGGGATTTCGACAAGAACTCAGGGCTGGCTTTTGAGCGTGTTTTCAAAACCTTTGAAATTCCGTTACAGCTGGAAGATTTCTTAGCGGTCTATGAGCCCATTAATTTACAGTATTGGAGACTGTATCGCGAAGAACGTATCGAAAAGCAAGCCTTAAGACGCGGTCGTTTAGGAGATGCCTTTGCGCAGTTCGAGCTCAGCTATCCGTTAAACACAATAGATGCCATGGCGGAGCAATATATAGAGGAACTTCCCAAAGACAATTATCTTTTTGATGGCGCCACAGAACTGTTGGAGTATTTGCAGCCCAACTACAGACTGCATCTAATAACTAACGGTTTTCATGGCGTACAACACAGAAAGATCCAAAATTCTGGTATCGCTCATTTTTTTGAAACAGTGACTACCTCAGAAGACGTGGGGGCTAAAAAGCCGAACCCCAAGGTTTTTGAGCATGCTTTAGCGCTTGCCGGTGTAACAGCTACTACCTCTATGATGATAGGCGATAGTTTCGAAGCCGATATACTTGGCGCAGAAGCTGTTGGTTTTAAAACCATCTTTTTCAACTACAGGAATCAAGACGTAGCGCAAGGGCGAATCGCTGTGAACTCGCTAGATGCTATTAAAAACCATCTCTAA
- the murC gene encoding UDP-N-acetylmuramate--L-alanine ligase — MRVHFIAIGGSAMHNLALALHHQGDQVTGSDDEIFEPSYSRLQAAGLLPDSFGWDAARITPDIEAIILGMHAKGDNPELLRAKELGIPIFSYPEFLYQQSKYKTRVVIGGSHGKTSITSMILHVLDYVEKDVDYMVGAQLEGFDRMVSLNPANDFMVLEGDEYLSSALDLRPKFHLYKPNIALLSGIAWDHINVFPTFENYVEQFAIFLEQITPGGAIVYNEEDEQVKAVVEACTQPIKKYPYRTPDYEVEDGETLLHTPDGPMPLQIFGKHNLSNLEGARWICQLMGVDAEDFYEAISTFKGASKRLELVAKSKSAVAYKDFAHSPSKVEATTKALKGQYPDRTLLACVELHTYSSLTPEFLAQYKGALDAADEAAVFYSPHAVEIKKLAPVSAAQIEAAFQRSDLKIFTDPEDFQEFLFGQDLSAKNLLLMSSGNYGGLDFERLKSLY, encoded by the coding sequence ATGCGCGTACACTTTATTGCCATTGGCGGAAGCGCCATGCACAATCTCGCTTTAGCTTTACATCATCAGGGCGATCAGGTCACTGGTAGCGACGATGAGATCTTTGAACCCTCTTATTCCCGCCTGCAAGCTGCTGGCCTCTTGCCAGACAGTTTTGGATGGGATGCAGCTCGGATCACTCCAGATATAGAAGCGATCATTCTAGGGATGCACGCCAAGGGAGACAATCCGGAACTGTTAAGAGCCAAAGAGTTGGGGATTCCAATTTTTTCCTATCCAGAGTTTCTGTACCAGCAGTCTAAATACAAGACACGTGTTGTCATTGGAGGTTCCCACGGCAAGACTTCTATTACTTCCATGATCTTACATGTATTGGACTATGTTGAGAAAGATGTGGACTATATGGTTGGCGCCCAATTAGAAGGTTTTGATCGGATGGTTTCACTGAACCCTGCCAACGATTTTATGGTCCTAGAAGGAGACGAATACCTTTCGTCTGCCTTAGACTTGAGGCCTAAGTTTCACCTTTATAAACCCAACATCGCTTTATTGAGCGGTATTGCTTGGGATCATATCAACGTTTTTCCAACCTTTGAGAATTACGTGGAACAGTTCGCGATCTTTTTAGAGCAGATCACTCCCGGAGGAGCCATTGTCTATAACGAAGAGGACGAGCAGGTAAAAGCTGTTGTAGAAGCCTGTACCCAGCCCATTAAAAAGTATCCGTACCGCACGCCAGACTACGAAGTAGAAGACGGAGAAACCCTTTTGCATACACCAGACGGCCCTATGCCCTTACAGATATTTGGCAAACACAACTTAAGTAATTTAGAAGGTGCTCGTTGGATCTGTCAACTCATGGGGGTTGATGCAGAAGATTTTTACGAAGCCATTTCCACTTTTAAAGGAGCTAGCAAACGCTTAGAGCTGGTGGCAAAGTCTAAATCCGCAGTGGCCTATAAAGACTTTGCGCATTCGCCTTCTAAGGTAGAAGCTACCACCAAAGCACTCAAAGGGCAATATCCGGACCGAACGCTATTAGCTTGTGTAGAATTGCATACCTACAGCAGCTTGACCCCAGAATTCCTAGCTCAGTACAAAGGTGCTTTAGATGCTGCGGATGAGGCCGCGGTATTTTATAGCCCACATGCAGTGGAGATCAAGAAATTGGCGCCGGTATCTGCTGCTCAAATTGAAGCGGCTTTCCAGCGTAGTGATCTTAAAATATTTACAGATCCAGAGGATTTTCAAGAATTTTTATTTGGCCAAGATCTCAGCGCTAAGAATTTATTGCTGATGAGTTCTGGGAATTATGGAGGCTTAGATTTTGAGCGCCTAAAATCACTTTACTAG
- the obgE gene encoding GTPase ObgE — protein sequence MTEGNFVDYVKIHVTSGKGGRGSAHLHREKYIAKGGPDGGDGGRGGHVIIRANPNFWTLYHLKFKRHFRAEHGENGGKQRSTGANGQDVIIEVPRGTVIRRTEDQEILHELTEANQEIIIAEGGKGGLGNWHFKSATRQTPRYAQPGLEGEEKNITLELKVLADVGLVGFPNAGKSTLLSVITAAKPKIAAYEFTTLKPNLGIVEYRDYQTFVMADIPGIIEGAAEGKGIGHRFLRHIERNSVLLFLVPADADDIYKQYEILLDELRRYNPELLDKERLVAISKSDMLDDELKAEMKAELDEQFTDVPYLFISSVAQTGLMPLKDALWKMLNTSTEE from the coding sequence ATGACAGAAGGCAACTTTGTAGACTATGTGAAGATACACGTTACTTCTGGTAAAGGTGGTAGGGGAAGTGCGCATTTGCACCGCGAAAAATACATTGCCAAAGGAGGTCCTGACGGCGGTGATGGCGGTAGAGGTGGACACGTGATCATTAGAGCGAACCCGAACTTTTGGACGCTTTATCACCTGAAATTCAAAAGGCACTTTAGAGCGGAACACGGCGAAAACGGAGGTAAGCAACGTTCTACCGGTGCCAACGGCCAAGACGTCATAATTGAGGTGCCACGCGGTACGGTGATTCGCAGAACTGAAGATCAGGAGATCTTGCACGAACTCACAGAAGCCAACCAAGAGATCATTATCGCAGAAGGTGGCAAAGGTGGATTGGGCAACTGGCATTTTAAAAGTGCAACTCGACAAACACCGCGTTATGCCCAGCCTGGTTTAGAAGGCGAGGAGAAGAATATTACCTTGGAGCTTAAAGTTCTAGCCGATGTTGGTTTGGTAGGCTTCCCCAATGCTGGGAAATCTACTTTGCTTTCTGTGATCACAGCGGCTAAGCCTAAAATTGCCGCTTACGAATTTACCACCCTAAAGCCCAATCTGGGTATTGTAGAGTACCGTGATTACCAAACCTTTGTAATGGCAGATATCCCAGGTATTATTGAGGGAGCTGCGGAGGGCAAGGGAATAGGCCATCGCTTTTTACGTCACATAGAGCGCAACTCCGTATTGCTGTTTTTGGTTCCTGCAGATGCAGACGATATCTACAAGCAGTACGAGATCTTGTTGGATGAACTCCGCAGATACAACCCAGAGCTCTTAGATAAAGAACGTCTGGTCGCCATTTCAAAGTCCGACATGCTTGACGACGAGCTCAAGGCAGAAATGAAGGCCGAATTGGATGAGCAGTTCACCGATGTACCTTATCTTTTTATATCTTCGGTAGCACAAACTGGCTTAATGCCGCTTAAGGATGCGCTATGGAAAATGTTGAATACTTCGACCGAAGAATAA
- a CDS encoding DUF4136 domain-containing protein: protein MFLVCMVVGCGPAAKFDYDPATDFSQYKTYKWFPTLETGVNEFDNRRMMRSVDSILQSRGFVESETADFMINFYAVEEIVPPNTVGIGIGSGGGGIAVGGSGSIPVGGNKILQTLTLDFVDPAKDELIWQGVAVRKYFTTATPEQKKEHYLKVALKLLQSYPPTQ from the coding sequence TTGTTTTTAGTTTGCATGGTGGTAGGATGCGGCCCGGCTGCCAAATTCGACTACGATCCTGCAACTGACTTTTCGCAATACAAGACCTATAAATGGTTTCCAACTTTAGAGACCGGAGTCAACGAGTTTGACAATCGCCGTATGATGCGCAGCGTAGATAGCATTTTGCAAAGTAGAGGCTTTGTAGAAAGCGAGACAGCAGATTTTATGATCAATTTCTATGCGGTGGAAGAGATAGTTCCGCCTAACACCGTAGGGATCGGCATCGGAAGCGGAGGCGGCGGAATAGCCGTGGGAGGAAGCGGAAGCATACCTGTTGGTGGAAATAAGATCTTACAGACACTTACTTTAGATTTCGTAGATCCTGCTAAGGACGAACTCATTTGGCAAGGCGTTGCGGTTAGGAAATACTTTACTACAGCCACTCCGGAGCAAAAAAAGGAACACTATTTGAAAGTAGCTTTAAAATTACTGCAGTCTTATCCGCCTACCCAATGA
- a CDS encoding DUF5723 family protein, giving the protein MRKLLCCLLFLPMGAGLVAQNKTIVFGYEDIPQSLLVNPAADMPQDFHAGIPLLSQFYLHGGSSGVSAYDIFQESSTDINQRITTAINNMDFRDFFTVNQQLEILSAGWRNKKGDYLSAGLYQELDVLAYFPEDLAVLAWEGNRNYIGRSFDLGQLSVTSEVLMVYHVGISRQFNKNLRVGARAKLYSNIAHVSSTANRGSFLTTENPGTLNIYQHIISNADIEVRTSGIDAISEAGSPGREATKRALLGGNLGLGVDLGISYDWDRNWTFDASILDLGFVYHSNDVKRYTAAGDYVLDGVEFIFPPLSDGQRTLDYYRNLTDDLDASIPRDTISNGYIQLRPTKINAALSYGFGTFGEGEECNCLNKGSTRFRERLGLQFFSVIRPRRPHMALSAFYYRRLTGFLSAKVAYTVDEYSASNLGGGFAADIGPVNFYFTVDNILRYGNVARAKNVSLQVGLNLKLSSE; this is encoded by the coding sequence ATGCGAAAATTATTGTGTTGTTTATTGTTCCTGCCGATGGGAGCAGGCTTGGTAGCTCAGAATAAGACCATTGTTTTTGGGTATGAGGATATACCCCAGTCGTTGCTGGTAAATCCCGCTGCCGACATGCCTCAGGATTTCCATGCCGGAATTCCCCTCTTGTCGCAATTCTATCTGCACGGTGGGTCAAGCGGTGTTTCTGCCTACGATATTTTTCAAGAGTCTTCCACAGATATCAATCAGCGCATAACGACCGCTATAAATAATATGGATTTCCGCGATTTCTTTACTGTGAACCAACAGTTAGAAATACTGAGCGCTGGTTGGCGAAATAAAAAAGGAGATTACCTCTCTGCAGGGCTTTATCAGGAGCTCGATGTTTTGGCTTATTTTCCAGAGGACCTAGCCGTCTTGGCTTGGGAAGGCAATCGCAATTATATAGGCCGCAGCTTTGATTTGGGGCAACTCAGTGTTACTTCGGAGGTGCTTATGGTATACCATGTTGGAATCAGCAGGCAGTTTAATAAGAACCTCAGGGTTGGAGCGCGTGCAAAATTGTATTCGAACATTGCCCATGTCAGCTCAACTGCAAATCGCGGTAGCTTTTTAACTACAGAGAATCCCGGAACGCTCAACATCTATCAGCATATAATTAGTAATGCCGATATAGAAGTAAGAACCTCGGGTATCGATGCTATTTCTGAGGCCGGAAGCCCAGGTCGAGAAGCGACCAAAAGGGCTTTGTTGGGTGGAAACTTAGGCCTTGGAGTGGATCTTGGGATCAGTTACGATTGGGACAGAAACTGGACCTTCGATGCCAGTATTCTAGATCTAGGATTTGTATATCACAGTAATGATGTAAAACGATATACTGCAGCTGGAGACTATGTGCTGGATGGCGTGGAATTTATATTCCCACCCTTGAGCGACGGACAAAGGACCTTGGACTATTATCGGAACCTGACAGACGACCTAGACGCTTCAATTCCTAGAGATACTATATCTAATGGATATATACAACTGCGTCCAACAAAGATCAATGCTGCGCTATCCTATGGTTTTGGAACCTTTGGAGAAGGTGAGGAATGTAATTGTCTCAATAAGGGAAGCACCCGCTTTAGAGAGCGACTGGGGTTGCAATTCTTTAGTGTGATCAGACCGCGTAGACCACATATGGCGCTTTCTGCTTTCTATTATCGCAGACTTACCGGTTTTTTATCGGCCAAGGTCGCTTATACGGTCGATGAATATTCAGCCAGCAATTTAGGAGGTGGTTTTGCTGCGGATATTGGCCCCGTTAACTTCTATTTTACAGTCGATAACATTTTGAGATATGGCAATGTTGCAAGGGCAAAAAATGTATCTTTGCAAGTAGGGCTAAATCTTAAATTATCTTCTGAATGA
- a CDS encoding DUF1569 domain-containing protein, with protein MNSLFDAEAYQEIKTRIDKLTPEAANQWGKMNPAQMLHHCQFPLKTALKSEYQKPKVSLMARLFKKSMYSDKSWRKNLPTPKRFKVLEEKDFAAEKQTLNELIDAFHNRKEQQEWNPHPMFGHFTQEQWGKMQYKHLDHHLKSFGV; from the coding sequence ATGAATTCTTTGTTCGATGCTGAAGCCTATCAAGAGATAAAGACACGAATTGATAAATTAACACCAGAAGCTGCTAACCAATGGGGCAAGATGAACCCAGCGCAGATGCTGCATCACTGTCAATTCCCACTTAAAACAGCGCTTAAAAGCGAATATCAAAAACCCAAGGTGTCGCTAATGGCTCGTTTGTTCAAAAAATCAATGTACAGCGATAAGTCATGGCGTAAAAACCTGCCTACACCCAAACGATTTAAAGTCTTAGAAGAAAAAGATTTTGCCGCCGAAAAGCAGACCTTAAACGAACTTATAGACGCCTTTCACAACAGAAAGGAACAACAAGAGTGGAATCCGCACCCCATGTTCGGACATTTTACGCAGGAGCAATGGGGCAAAATGCAGTACAAGCATTTAGACCACCATTTGAAGTCCTTTGGGGTTTAG
- a CDS encoding lipopolysaccharide assembly protein LapB, with protein sequence MRKIALLIYFLLASGLCFGQAALQRAQKLIEQKNYAQSEIILAEYLKTDPNNLEAQELYGDALGYQEKWDESIVVYEKLALKRPQNAEYHYKYGGAMGMKALSVNKFKALGMLSDIKTAFITAAELDPKHIDVRWALVEFYMQLPGIVGGSERKAQQYANELLALSPVDGWLSKGYIAEYKKDFQEAEKAYKKAIEVGGSELTYNKLIDLYEAHGEGKKALETSQACLLAHNNNRLHYQIGKIAATYNINPELGINCLVKYIENYTVKDGVPKDWAYYRLAQIYRNLGDKDQAKQWIDKALASRADFKEARKEALVIDQMACC encoded by the coding sequence ATGCGAAAGATCGCCCTCTTAATTTATTTCCTACTTGCTAGCGGCCTATGTTTTGGGCAAGCAGCTTTGCAGCGTGCTCAAAAGCTCATTGAGCAAAAGAACTACGCGCAATCAGAAATCATTCTTGCAGAATACCTCAAGACCGACCCTAACAATTTAGAAGCTCAAGAACTCTATGGTGACGCCTTGGGTTATCAGGAAAAATGGGACGAGAGCATAGTGGTTTACGAAAAACTCGCGCTGAAAAGACCACAGAACGCAGAGTACCATTACAAATACGGAGGTGCAATGGGCATGAAGGCGCTCTCTGTTAACAAATTCAAAGCCCTTGGAATGTTGAGCGATATCAAGACGGCTTTTATAACTGCTGCGGAGTTGGATCCGAAGCACATCGATGTGCGTTGGGCTTTGGTTGAATTCTATATGCAATTGCCCGGTATAGTGGGTGGAAGCGAGCGCAAAGCCCAGCAATATGCGAACGAACTTCTTGCTCTTTCGCCAGTAGATGGATGGTTGTCTAAAGGCTATATCGCTGAGTATAAAAAAGATTTCCAAGAAGCAGAAAAGGCCTATAAGAAGGCCATAGAAGTGGGCGGTTCCGAGCTTACTTACAACAAACTCATAGATCTGTACGAGGCTCATGGCGAAGGGAAGAAAGCCCTAGAGACCAGTCAAGCCTGTTTACTGGCTCACAACAATAATCGTTTACACTATCAGATCGGGAAGATCGCTGCAACCTATAATATCAATCCGGAGCTGGGTATTAACTGTTTGGTGAAATACATAGAGAACTATACGGTAAAAGACGGTGTGCCCAAGGATTGGGCCTATTATCGCCTGGCACAGATCTACAGAAACCTAGGAGATAAAGACCAAGCCAAGCAATGGATAGACAAGGCTTTGGCCTCGCGAGCTGATTTTAAAGAAGCCCGCAAAGAAGCCTTGGTGATCGATCAGATGGCTTGCTGCTAA
- the radC gene encoding DNA repair protein RadC, producing the protein MTSKHSLRRVKDRPPSERPREKLQLRGAQDLSNSELLALLLRSGTASGSAIQLAAQVLDTTAHKLEKLSRASVADLCQISGVGMAKAAAVVAAFELGRRARFPSEEKPLRINSSAVAYHCMEPLLGHLDHEEFWVLFLNNAHGVLSRCKISSGGYTGTLVDVRIILKKALLAKAVGIILVHNHPSGTLKPSQADIALTQKIVKAAKSIDITVLDHLIVTEKAYFSFADKHLL; encoded by the coding sequence TTGACATCAAAACATAGTTTAAGGCGCGTAAAGGATCGTCCGCCAAGCGAGCGACCTCGTGAAAAACTGCAATTGCGTGGGGCGCAAGATTTATCAAATTCCGAACTACTGGCGCTACTGCTGCGTTCTGGAACCGCAAGCGGCTCTGCCATACAACTGGCGGCCCAAGTCTTAGATACTACCGCTCATAAATTAGAAAAATTAAGTAGAGCTAGTGTGGCCGACCTCTGCCAGATCTCTGGTGTGGGAATGGCCAAGGCGGCGGCTGTTGTAGCTGCTTTTGAACTAGGGCGGCGAGCCCGTTTCCCATCCGAAGAAAAACCCCTGCGGATCAACAGCAGTGCGGTAGCCTATCATTGTATGGAACCCTTATTAGGGCATTTGGACCATGAGGAATTCTGGGTGCTTTTTCTAAACAATGCGCATGGGGTACTGTCGCGTTGTAAGATCAGTAGTGGTGGGTATACGGGTACTCTGGTAGACGTGCGTATAATTCTTAAGAAGGCCCTTTTGGCCAAGGCGGTTGGGATCATCCTGGTTCACAATCATCCCTCCGGGACACTCAAACCCAGTCAAGCCGATATTGCGCTAACACAAAAGATCGTAAAGGCGGCCAAAAGTATAGACATCACCGTTCTAGACCATCTTATTGTGACCGAAAAAGCGTACTTTAGCTTTGCAGACAAACACCTATTGTAG